The proteins below come from a single Danio aesculapii chromosome 25, fDanAes4.1, whole genome shotgun sequence genomic window:
- the LOC130219015 gene encoding LOW QUALITY PROTEIN: kit ligand-like (The sequence of the model RefSeq protein was modified relative to this genomic sequence to represent the inferred CDS: inserted 1 base in 1 codon), whose amino-acid sequence MPKKLNLIWICTCVHLLLYITVAAYSSEIGNPITDDIKKISLLKQNIPKDYKITVRYIPKEVSGMCWVKLNVFHLEVSLKGLAQKFGNISXNKDNIGTFVQILQEMRYHIGLGLEQKKKEE is encoded by the exons ATGCCCAAGAAACTGAATTTG ATTTGGATATGCACCTGTGTCCATTTATTGCTGTACATCACAGTTGCTGCCTATTCCAGTGAAATAGGAAATCCCATTACAGATGACATCAAGAAAATTTCTCTGTTG AAACAGAATATTCCAAAAGACTACAAGATTACTGTACGTTACATACCTAAAGAAGTG AGTGGCATGTGCTGGGTGAAGCTAAATGTATTTCACTTGGAGGTGAGCTTAAAAGGCCTGGCGCAGAAGTTTGGGAACATAT CCAATAAAGATAATATAGGCACTTTCGTCCAAATACTGCAAGAAATGCGGTATCACATTGGACTTGGTTTG GAACAGAAGAAGAAAGAGGAATAA